The Euphorbia lathyris chromosome 8, ddEupLath1.1, whole genome shotgun sequence genome has a window encoding:
- the LOC136203739 gene encoding uncharacterized protein, producing the protein MNFYRDTNFTIVEETLKRIWNCINMDKSINMDKILDIQYSLLRMEQNHGHQTSSKSNEGCTNHNRLHLPPFTRLHCSLRRLRNYSDSAIIFPRNDVAPIDQAQTSCRAFGFFRWVPIRVPIQNSDAQHHRLINNGTEAETGLIPVFPTLTLPNHYSIVTGLYPAYHGIIDNDFVDPKTGDVFTMRSHEPKWWLGEPLWETVANHGLKAATYFWPGSEVHKGSWNCPDKYCMFYNGSVPFEERVDKVLSYFDLPNSEIPVFMTLYFEDPDHQGHQVGPDDPRLTEAVTNIDNMIGRLINGLEKRGVFEDVHVIMVGDHGMVGTCDKKLIFLDDLASWIEIPADWVQSYSPLLAIRPPSGWILSDVVSKMNEALQSGKVQNGKYMKVYLKEDLPSRLHYVASDRISPIIGLIEEGFKVEQKRTKQQECGGAHGYDNAVFSMRTIFIGHGPQFARGKKVPSFENVQIYNMITSILNIQGAPNNGSLSFARNVLLPSH; encoded by the coding sequence ATGAATTTTTATAGAGATACAAATTTCACCATTGTTGAGGAGACGTTGAAAAGAATTTGGAACTGTATCAATATGGATAAGAGTATCAATATGGATAAGATACTGGATATCCAGTATTCATTATTAAGAATGGAGCAAAACCATGGTCATCAAACCTCCTCGAAGTCTAATGAAGGATGTACCAACCACAATCGTCTTCATCTCCCTCCTTTTACTCGCTTGCATTGCTCTCTCCGCCGCCTCCGCAACTACTCCGATTCAGCAATCATCTTCCCTAGAAACGACGTCGCGCCCATTGACCAAGCTCAGACGTCCTGTCGTGCTTTTGGTTTCTTCCGATGGGTTCCGATTCGGGTACCAATTCAAAACTCCGACGCCCAACATCACCGTCTGATCAACAACGGGACTGAAGCAGAAACAGGTTTAATTCCGGTATTTCCTACTCTTACTTTACCTAATCATTACTCAATTGTAACCGGGCTTTACCCTGCTTACCATGGAATTATCGATAATGATTTCGTCGATCCAAAAACCGGCGATGTTTTCACGATGAGAAGCCATGAACCCAAGTGGTGGCTCGGTGAGCCATTGTGGGAAACTGTGGCTAATCATGGATTAAAAGCTGCAACTTATTTTTGGCCTGGGTCTGAGGTTCATAAAGGTTCTTGGAATTGCCCTGATAAGTATTGTATGTTTTATAATGGTTCAGTTCCATTTGAGGAACGAGTAGATAAGGTTTTGAGCTATTTTGATTTGCCTAATAGTGAAATTCCTGTGTTTATGACTCTCTATTTTGAAGATCCTGATCATCAAGGTCACCAAGTTGGACCTGATGATCCTCGTTTAACAGAAGCTGTTACTAATATTGATAACATGATTGGTAGATTGATTAATGGGTTAGAAAAAAGAGGGGTTTTTGAGGATGTTCATGTTATTATGGTTGGTGATCATGGAATGGTTGGTACTTGTGATAAAAAATTGATCTTCCTAGATGATTTAGCTTCCTGGATTGAAATTCCAGCTGATTGGGTTCAATCCTATTCTCCATTACTTGCAATTCGCCCCCCTTCAGGGTGGATACTATCCGATGTTGTTTCAAAGATGAATGAAGCATTGCAGTCAGGAAAAGTACAGAATGGGAAGTATATGAAAGTTTATCTTAAGGAGGATTTGCCTAGCAGGCTTCATTATGTTGCAAGTGATAGAATTTCACCGATTATTGGGCTGATTGAAGAGGGTTTTAAGGTGGAACAGAAGAGAACGAAGCAACAAGAGTGTGGAGGAGCTCATGGTTATGACAATGCTGTGTTCTCCATGAGAACTATCTTCATTGGCCATGGTCCACAGTTTGCAAGAGGGAAAAAGGTTCCATCTTTCGAAAATGTTCAGATATATAACATGATAACTTCAATTCTCAATATTCAGGGTGCTCCGAATAACGGGTCTCTATCATTCGCAAGAAACGTTCTTTTGCCTAGTCATTAG
- the LOC136202865 gene encoding uncharacterized protein, with translation MGSDSILNSTKPTQLPTQEEEETTIHSAALLSFNTDSDSSNPTQKPTTTIVFISLLLVTCIALSAASAFAFLFFSTTPIQQSSSLETTSRPLTKLTRPVVILVSSDGFRFGYQFKTPTPNIHRLINNGTEAETGLIPVFPTLTFPNHYSIVTGLYPAYHGIINNYFVDPNSGDVFTMRSHEPKWWLGEPLWETVANHGLKAATYFWPGSEVHKGSWNCPDEYCMFYNGSVPFEERVDKVLSYFDLPNSEIPSFMTLYFEDPDHQGHQVGPDDPQITEAVANIDNMIGRLINGLEKRGMFEDVNVIMVGDHGMVGTCDKKLIFLDDLASWIEIPADWVQSYSPLLAIRPPSGSVLSDVVSKMNEALQSGKVQNGKYMKVYLKEDLPSRLHYVASDRISPIIGLIEEGFKVEQKRTKRQECGGAHGYDNAVFSMRTIFIGHGPQFARGKKVPSFENVQIYNMITSILNIQGAPNNGSLSFARNVLLPSH, from the coding sequence ATGGGCTCTGATTCGATTTTGAACTCAACCAAACCCACTCAGCTCCCAactcaagaagaagaagaaacaaccATTCATTCCGCTGCTCTTCTCTCTTTCAATACTGATTCCGATTCTTCAAATCCTACTCAGAAACCTACGACCACAATCGTCTTCATCTCGCTTCTTTTAGTCACTTGCATTGCTCTCTCCGCCGCCTCCGCTTTcgctttcctcttcttttcaACTACTCCGATTCAGCAATCATCTTCCCTAGAAACGACTTCGCGCCCGTTGACCAAGCTCACCCGTCCTGTCGTGATTTTAGTTTCTTCCGATGGGTTTCGATTCGGGTACCAATTTAAAACTCCGACGCCGAATATTCACCGTCTGATTAACAACGGGACTGAAGCAGAAACAGGTTTAATTCCGGTGTTTCCTACTCTTACTTTCCCTAATCATTACTCTATTGTCACTGGGCTTTACCCTGCTTACCATGGAATTATCAATAATTATTTCGTTGATCCGAATTCCGGCGATGTTTTCACGATGAGAAGCCACGAGCCCAAGTGGTGGCTCGGTGAGCCGTTGTGGGAAACTGTGGCTAATCATGGATTAAAAGCTGCAACTTATTTTTGGCCTGGGTCTGAGGTTCATAAAGGTTCTTGGAATTGCCCTGATGAGTATTGTATGTTTTATAATGGTTCAGTTCCGTTTGAGGAACGAGTAGATAAGGTTTTGAGCTATTTTGATTTGCCTAATAGTGAAATTCCTTCGTTTATGACACTCTATTTTGAAGATCCTGATCATCAAGGTCACCAAGTTGGGCCTGATGATCCTCAGATAACAGAAGCTGTTGCTAATATTGATAATATGATTGGGAGATTGATTAATGGGTTAGAAAAAAGAGGGATGTTTGAGGATGTTAATGTTATTATGGTTGGTGATCATGGAATGGTTGGTACTTGTGATAAAAAATTGATCTTCCTAGATGATTTAGCTTCCTGGATTGAAATTCCAGCTGATTGGGTTCAATCCTATTCTCCATTACTGGCAATTCGCCCCCCTTCAGGTTCGGTTTTATCCGATGTTGTTTCAAAGATGAATGAAGCATTGCAGTCAGGAAAAGTACAGAATGGGAAGTATATGAAAGTTTATCTTAAGGAGGATCTGCCTAGCAGGCTTCATTATGTTGCAAGTGATCGAATTTCGCCAATTATCGGGTTGATTGAAGAGGGTTTTAAGGTAGAACAGAAGAGAACGAAGCGACAAGAGTGTGGAGGAGCTCATGGTTATGACAATGCTGTGTTCTCCATGAGGACCATCTTCATTGGCCATGGTCCACAGTTTGCAAGAGGGAAAAAGGTTCCATCTTTCGAAAATGTTCAGATATATAACATGATAACTTCAATTCTCAATATTCAGGGTGCTCCAAATAACGGGTCTCTCTCATTCGCAAGAAACGTTCTTTTGCCTAGTCATTAG